The Streptomyces sp. NBC_01317 genomic interval CGCCTTCGTCTTCGCGATGATCCAGTCGTTCAAGCGCACGCCGGTCCCGGCGCTGATCTTCGCGTACGCCGCCTTCGAGGGTGTCTTCCTCGGGGTCATCAGCAACGCGGTGAGCACGTACATCTCGCCGGGTGTCGTGATCCAGGCCGTGCTCGGCACGATGGCGGTCTTCGCCGGCGTGCTGATCGCGTACAAGATGCGCTGGATCCGGGTCACCCGCCGTTTCTACGGCTTCGTGATGGCCGCGGCGATGGGCTTCCTGATCCTGATGGCGGTCAACGCGCTGTTCGCCCTGTTCGGCGGCGGTGACGGCCTCGGCTTCCGCAGCGGCGGCCTCGGCATTCTCTTCGGCGTGGTCGGCATCATCCTCGGCGCGTGCTTCCTGGCTCTGGACTTCAAGCAGGTCGAGGACGGCGTCGCGTACGGCGCTCCGCGCGAGGAGTCCTGGCTGGCGGCCTTCGGCCTCACCGTGACGCTCGTGTGGATCTACACGGAGATGCTGCGGGTCCTGTCGATCCTTCAGGGCAACGACTGACGCGGCGCACAGAACGGCTGACGGCGGCACAGAACGGCTGACGCGGCAACAGACAGACGCGAAGGGGTCCGTGGCAGGTGCCACGGACCCCTTCGCGTCGCCCGGGCGCGTAGGGTCGCGGCGTGCTCGATACAACGCCCCTGACGGCCGCCGTGGACCGATTCGCCGACCGCCTGCGGTCCGCCCCCCGCAGCAGGCTCCAGAGGGGCGCGGCGTCCGAGGCGCTGGCGCTGGCGAGGGAGCTGTCCGTACGGGCCCAGCGCCTCGAAGCGGCCGGCGACGCGAGCGGGGGTGGCGGTGGTGGCGACGCGAGCGGCGCCGGCCCAGCGCCGGAGCCCCGGCTCATGCCGGACGCCGGGGTCTTCGTGGTCGCGGACCAGCTGACCGTCGCCGCCGCCGACCTGGCCGAGGCATTGCGAACGGCCCCGTCCCTGGTGGAGCTGGACGAGGCCGTGAGGTCGGTCGAGCGGGCCGTGACCAGAGCGAAGCTCTGACGACTAGAGCGAAGCTATGACGCGGTCCGCGAGGATGTAGATGTGCTCCCCGGCGTCCCTGCCGGTGTCCGCGGCGGGACCGTCGGTCGAGAAGGTCAGCGTGTACGCCCCGGAGACTCCCGAGCCGCCCAGCAGGAACGGCGCGCCGCCCTGCCGCAGGGACTCGGCCAGCCGCTCCGCGGTCTCGCGGTGGCCGGGCGTCATGCAGAGCGTGGTGCCGTCGGTGAAGACGTAGACGTCGAGCGTGCCCAGCGGTCCCGGCCGTACGTCCGCCAGTGCCGTACGGGTCTCGGCGAGCTCTTCGAGCCGGGCGACGGTGCGTTCGTGGTCGGTGACCACGGGCGTCTGCACCGGTACGAAGTCCGGGTGCGAGGGGTGCCGGCGACGGGCGGCGGCCAGCTCGGGAGAGTCCTCGGCGTACTCGCCGGCGAACTCGCTCACCTCACTGACCTCGCTCAGGTCGGGCAGGTCGGCGAAGGTGTCGTCCGCGTCGGTGAACCCGCCGCCGTCGAGGGCGTCGAGGTCCAGGGAGTCCAGCGCGTCCACGGACTCCAGGGACTCCAGTCCGGCGAAGTCGGCCTGGCGGGGCACGTAGAAGGGGCCGCCCTCCTCGGTGCCGAGCCCGGCGAGACCGCCCAGCAGGGACGGGGTGTCGGCCGCGTCGCGGGCCTCCTGCGCGGCCCAGAAGGCACGCGCCTCGGCCAGCTCGCGCTCGCGCTCCTCGGCCAGGGCCTCGGCGACGGCGGAACGTATCTCCTCGGTCGGTGTGGCGCTTCTGGCCTGCGGTACGGACACGGCGGGCCCGGCGGGGTTCGCGGCCAGCTCACCGCGCAGGGCGGCCACCTCGCGGCGCAGCCCGTGGGCGGCGTGCAGTGCGGCGACTCCCACGGCCGTCGCGGCGGCCGTGGTCAGCAGCAGGGCAAGAGATGTGGCGCTCACTGACAACTCCCGGTCTCAATAGATACCCCCGACTTCCTACATCAGCTTGTCGTGGGTGCGGGGCCCGCCGTCAGTGCATTACGTCATGAATGGGACAGGTCTTTGGGCCTTAGGTTTAGTCTCCATCCGGACCTGACCGGCTCAAACGAATCTCCCCGTGGAAGAGGTCACATCCTGGGGGAGATTCAGTCACGACTGGGGATCGGCGAGGACCGGCAGGCTGGGACGGGGAGGCCCCGGGCGGCCTCCCCGTGCCTCTTCGTGCCAGGTCAGCGGCTCGCCGCCGTACCGAACACGGGCCGCCCCGGGCGGTCCGGGGGCGGCCCGGACGGGCTCAGCTCAGCCGCTCGATCACCATGGCCATGCCCTGGCCGCCGCCCACGCACATCGTCTCCAGGCCGAACTGCTTGTCGTGGAACTGGAGGCTGTTGATCAGGGTGCCGGTGATGCGGGCGCCGGTCATGCCGAAGGGGTGGCCGACGGCGATCGCGCCGCCGTTGACGTTGAGCTTCTCCAGGGGAACGCCCAGGTCACGGTAGGACGGGATGACCTGCGCGGCGAAGGCCTCGTTGATCTCGACCAGGTCGATGTCGCCGATGGTCAGCCCGGCGCGGGAGAGCGCCTGTCGGGACGCCTCGACCGGGCCGAGGCCCATGATCTCCGGCGACAGGCCGGTGACACCGGTGGAGACGATCCGGGCCAGCGGGGTCAGCCCCAGGTCACGGGCCTTGGTGTCGGACATGATCACCAGAGCGGCGGCGCCGTCGTTCAGCGGGCAGCAGTTGCCCGCCGTGACCAGGCCGTCGGGGCGGAACACGGGCTTGAGGGACTGCGTGCCCTCCAGGGTGACGCCCGCGCGCGGGCCGTCGTCCTTGGTCACCACCGTGCCGTCGGGGGTGGTGACGGGGGTGATCTCCCGCTCCCAGAAGCCGTTCTTGAGGGCTTCCTCGGCGAGGTTCTGGGACCGTACGCCGAACTCGTCCATGTCCCGGCGGGTGACGCCCTTGAGGCGGGCCAGGTTCTCCGCCGTCTGCCCCATCGCGATGTACGCGTCCGGGACCAGGCCGTCCTCGCGCGGGTCGTGCCAGCTCGCGCCCTCGCTCTGGGCGACCTCCGCCGTACGCGCCTCGGCGTCCGCGAAGAGCGGGTTGTGCGTGCCGGGCATGCCGTCCGACGAGCCGTTGACCTGGCGCGACACCATCTCGACGCCGGCGGAGACGAAGACGTCGCCCTCGCCCGCCCTGATCGCGTGCATCGCCATGCGGGAGGTCTGGAGCGACGAGGAACAGTAGCGGGTGATCGTGCAGCCGGGGAGGTGGTCCATGCCCATCTGCACGGCGACGATGCGGCCGAGGTTGTGCCCCTGCTCGCCGCCGGGCAGCCCGCAGCCCAGCATCAGGTCGTCGATGTCGTGCGGGTCCAGCTCCGGGATCTTGTCGAGCGCGGTCCGGATGATCGTGGCGGTCAGGTCGTCGGGCCGCAGCTCCTTGAGCGAGCCCTTGAAGGCCCGGCCGATGGGGGAACGGGCGGCAGAGACGATCACGGCTTCGGGCATCGGACGGCTCCCAGGGTGCTGGACGGCGAAAGCGGGACTCTCTGGGAAGTTACCCGTAC includes:
- a CDS encoding Bax inhibitor-1/YccA family protein — its product is MRSTNPVFSRRGFSRDNGQAGFTAAPAGGPAVGTNPYATNPYAPQQGTQLGGPQAPARADVMTIDDVVARTAMTLGTVVLTAVLSWVLLPVDDANLGKSYGIAIGAALIAFVFAMIQSFKRTPVPALIFAYAAFEGVFLGVISNAVSTYISPGVVIQAVLGTMAVFAGVLIAYKMRWIRVTRRFYGFVMAAAMGFLILMAVNALFALFGGGDGLGFRSGGLGILFGVVGIILGACFLALDFKQVEDGVAYGAPREESWLAAFGLTVTLVWIYTEMLRVLSILQGND
- a CDS encoding acetyl-CoA C-acetyltransferase, with the translated sequence MPEAVIVSAARSPIGRAFKGSLKELRPDDLTATIIRTALDKIPELDPHDIDDLMLGCGLPGGEQGHNLGRIVAVQMGMDHLPGCTITRYCSSSLQTSRMAMHAIRAGEGDVFVSAGVEMVSRQVNGSSDGMPGTHNPLFADAEARTAEVAQSEGASWHDPREDGLVPDAYIAMGQTAENLARLKGVTRRDMDEFGVRSQNLAEEALKNGFWEREITPVTTPDGTVVTKDDGPRAGVTLEGTQSLKPVFRPDGLVTAGNCCPLNDGAAALVIMSDTKARDLGLTPLARIVSTGVTGLSPEIMGLGPVEASRQALSRAGLTIGDIDLVEINEAFAAQVIPSYRDLGVPLEKLNVNGGAIAVGHPFGMTGARITGTLINSLQFHDKQFGLETMCVGGGQGMAMVIERLS